A part of Desulfobacter sp. genomic DNA contains:
- a CDS encoding L-2-amino-thiazoline-4-carboxylic acid hydrolase, whose translation MMTPEHHAMLLGFFIEEILNHLGETGESVVAKAVCRYGEGRGRRMAQAAAKDCRKNDALGFLLYGEINWDDTGNRFKVVRGTPFFCLRAEKCFWHGIWQKNHMQAAGRHYCRYIDPAILKGFNPSLEFEVAQRMGEGADCCIFNYGDWQLGVMDKVKYLLLRSATQKNALKSWAFHCADVYRTFSCVLERETKDGDAVMEVVRRRFEKQFGKQAAGELSAHLASGRR comes from the coding sequence ATGATGACACCGGAACACCATGCCATGCTGCTGGGCTTTTTCATCGAGGAGATCCTGAACCATCTGGGGGAAACGGGCGAGTCCGTGGTGGCCAAAGCCGTATGCCGGTACGGAGAGGGGCGGGGCCGCCGGATGGCGCAAGCGGCGGCAAAAGACTGCCGGAAGAATGATGCCCTCGGCTTCCTCCTGTATGGTGAAATCAACTGGGATGATACGGGCAACCGGTTTAAGGTCGTCCGGGGAACGCCCTTTTTTTGCCTTCGCGCCGAGAAATGCTTCTGGCACGGGATCTGGCAAAAGAATCATATGCAGGCGGCGGGGCGGCATTATTGCAGATATATTGATCCGGCCATACTCAAAGGATTCAACCCCTCCCTTGAATTTGAGGTGGCACAGCGCATGGGCGAGGGCGCAGATTGCTGCATCTTCAACTATGGGGACTGGCAGCTGGGGGTGATGGATAAGGTGAAGTACCTTTTATTAAGGTCCGCAACCCAAAAGAATGCCTTAAAATCATGGGCCTTTCATTGTGCCGATGTGTACCGGACCTTCTCTTGCGTGCTGGAAAGGGAAACAAAAGATGGCGACGCCGTCATGGAAGTTGTGCGCCGCAGATTTGAAAAACAATTTGGAAAACAGGCCGCCGGTGAATTGTCTGCTCACCTTGCCAGCGGCCGAAGGTAA
- a CDS encoding radical SAM protein encodes MTQSAFRKPDQKLIFGPVPSRRLGRSVGINNIPPKVCTYSCVYCQLGKSAPAPPQRRAFYDPDMILEQTRAKLAHARASGEPVDYLTIVSDGEPTLDKNLGRLIGCLRPLGIKIAVITNASLLSLPDVRENLGQADWVSVKVDALDEKIWRRTDRPHPTIRFTDILEGITLFSKTFRGTLVTETMLVEGINHKKAGLEATADFIKNLDPCLSYLGIPTRPPALKSVRPPEESEINKAWQIFTGRGLETEYLIGYEGNQFAYTGDVETDILSITAVHPMREEAVRAYLKKADGAFTCIEQLVMDGKLLVSEYGGERFYLRPLAR; translated from the coding sequence ATGACACAATCCGCCTTCCGTAAACCGGATCAGAAACTGATCTTCGGCCCGGTACCCTCCAGGCGGCTGGGCAGAAGCGTGGGGATCAACAATATCCCCCCGAAAGTATGCACCTATTCCTGCGTCTACTGCCAGCTGGGCAAATCCGCCCCGGCGCCCCCCCAGCGCCGGGCCTTTTACGATCCGGACATGATCCTGGAGCAGACCCGGGCGAAACTTGCCCATGCCCGGGCCAGCGGGGAGCCCGTTGATTACCTCACCATTGTCTCCGACGGGGAGCCCACGCTGGATAAAAACCTGGGCCGGCTCATCGGCTGCCTCCGCCCCCTGGGAATAAAGATTGCGGTGATCACCAACGCCAGCCTGCTCAGCCTGCCGGATGTCCGGGAAAATCTGGGACAGGCAGACTGGGTGTCGGTCAAGGTGGATGCCCTGGATGAAAAAATATGGCGGAGAACAGACCGCCCCCACCCCACCATCAGGTTCACGGATATTCTGGAGGGGATCACCCTGTTCTCAAAAACCTTCCGGGGCACCCTTGTCACGGAAACCATGCTGGTGGAAGGCATAAACCACAAAAAGGCCGGCCTGGAAGCAACCGCCGATTTCATCAAAAACCTTGACCCTTGCCTCTCCTATCTGGGCATTCCCACCCGGCCGCCGGCCCTCAAAAGCGTCCGGCCCCCGGAAGAATCCGAAATAAACAAGGCCTGGCAGATATTTACCGGCCGCGGACTGGAAACCGAATACCTCATCGGGTATGAAGGCAACCAGTTTGCCTACACCGGTGACGTTGAGACGGATATCCTCAGCATCACCGCCGTCCATCCCATGCGGGAGGAGGCGGTCAGGGCATATCTTAAAAAGGCAGACGGCGCATTTACCTGTATCGAACAACTGGTAATGGACGGGAAACTCCTGGTCTCAGAGTATGGGGGGGAACGGTTTTACCTTCGGCCGCTGGCAAGGTGA
- a CDS encoding long-chain fatty acid--CoA ligase has product MGLERSWHKQYPAGIPAELDFIDLTMPEFLSRSVERFPEHAALDYFGKKISYTRLDQLVNAFARALTDLGIQKGDTVGMLLPNIPQIVIANYAAWRIGAVTSMNNPLYTERELDHQLNLSDCKLLITLDLLHARALNLMQTTPVEKVVVCHINSYLPFPKKQLFPLVKKDMYKKIASRTDTFEFTDLIRTGSNAPMENKAELDSVGTHLYTGGTTGVSKGALITHRNMSYNTQQLRNWFHDLKDGEERELAVFPFFHSAGFTGVQNMCIMSGWTDVLVPRPEPAVIIDILKKSKPTLVPGVPTIYVGLLAEDAFLKMDLSFIKGFIAGAAPLPTDVIQRLKDLTGGSMVNVYGLTEMTPMATASPWKGLNKPGTIGVPLPNTDLKLVDLDTATQSVPVGEPGEICFKGPQVMAGYHKRPDETENTMVDGWLHTGDIGVMDEDGFLSIVDRKKDMIVASGYNVYPNEIDDLLFTHPKILEAATIGVPDEYRGETVKSFVVVKPGETLTEDEVTVFCREKLAAYKVPRLISFIDELPKSAVGKILRKELRNL; this is encoded by the coding sequence ATGGGTCTTGAGCGTTCCTGGCACAAACAGTATCCGGCCGGTATTCCTGCAGAGCTTGATTTCATTGATCTGACCATGCCGGAGTTCCTTTCCCGAAGCGTGGAGCGTTTTCCCGAACACGCCGCCCTGGACTACTTTGGGAAAAAAATAAGCTATACCCGCTTAGATCAGCTGGTCAACGCCTTTGCCCGGGCACTGACGGATCTTGGGATACAAAAAGGGGATACCGTGGGGATGCTTTTGCCCAATATTCCCCAAATCGTTATCGCCAACTACGCGGCTTGGCGAATCGGTGCGGTTACGTCCATGAACAATCCGCTTTATACGGAGCGGGAACTGGATCATCAATTGAACCTGTCGGATTGCAAATTGCTGATCACCCTGGACCTGCTCCACGCCCGGGCCCTGAATCTCATGCAGACCACGCCTGTGGAAAAAGTTGTGGTCTGCCACATCAACAGCTATCTGCCCTTTCCCAAAAAGCAGCTTTTTCCCCTGGTTAAAAAAGATATGTACAAAAAAATAGCGTCGCGTACAGACACCTTTGAATTCACAGATCTGATCCGGACCGGCAGCAATGCCCCCATGGAGAATAAAGCCGAGCTTGATTCCGTGGGAACCCACCTTTACACAGGCGGTACCACCGGGGTCAGCAAAGGTGCCCTGATCACCCACCGGAACATGAGTTACAACACCCAGCAATTGAGGAACTGGTTCCACGATCTCAAGGACGGCGAGGAAAGAGAATTGGCTGTTTTTCCATTTTTTCATTCAGCCGGTTTTACCGGTGTTCAGAATATGTGCATAATGAGCGGCTGGACAGATGTCCTGGTACCCCGCCCCGAACCCGCCGTAATCATCGACATATTGAAAAAATCAAAACCGACCCTGGTGCCGGGTGTGCCGACCATTTATGTGGGACTGCTGGCCGAGGACGCGTTCTTAAAAATGGATCTGAGTTTCATTAAGGGGTTTATCGCCGGGGCAGCCCCCCTTCCCACCGATGTGATTCAGCGCCTGAAAGATCTTACCGGCGGCAGCATGGTCAATGTATACGGCCTGACCGAAATGACGCCCATGGCCACAGCCTCTCCCTGGAAAGGATTGAATAAACCAGGGACAATAGGTGTTCCCCTGCCCAATACCGATCTAAAACTGGTGGATCTGGATACTGCCACCCAAAGTGTTCCCGTTGGTGAGCCTGGAGAAATCTGTTTTAAAGGCCCCCAGGTCATGGCCGGCTACCACAAAAGGCCCGATGAAACCGAAAATACCATGGTTGACGGCTGGCTCCATACCGGTGACATCGGTGTTATGGATGAAGATGGATTTCTCTCCATCGTTGACAGGAAAAAAGATATGATCGTGGCCAGCGGATACAATGTCTATCCCAATGAAATAGACGATCTTCTTTTTACGCATCCCAAGATTCTGGAAGCCGCCACCATAGGTGTACCTGATGAATACAGGGGGGAGACTGTCAAGTCGTTTGTCGTGGTCAAACCGGGAGAAACCCTGACCGAGGATGAGGTCACGGTGTTCTGCAGGGAAAAGTTGGCGGCCTACAAGGTACCGAGACTGATCTCGTTTATCGATGAATTGCCCAAAAGTGCTGTGGGCAAAATTCTGCGCAAGGAGCTTCGAAATCTGTAA
- a CDS encoding tetratricopeptide repeat protein — MNKEDAIKIIRDKYLRESLTVTIVKERILFFKNLLKLSKDNGLAKYEYWSKGYLALLKEDHLKAEELFKKSIKIDKNFAFAWNGLGNSYSNQEKYEDAIKAYKTSLEIDANFSFPWNGLGGVYESQRQYEQAIKSYKKCIEIDNEYAIPWMNLGNTYLGLMKTEEAIGAYKKSLEIDDKLAFAWTAIGNIYSQKQKYEKAIKAYKKSKKIDNEFSPTWIGLGNTYARQENYEEAIKAYEKAMKFGTESPAIWNGLGNIYNRQKKYNEAIEAYSKALTLFESEKREYWISYCLKKIKAAKEKIQSQKKIETGSDRTSKIIYETQKQKIEAKSNQNKDIFLKFVDENPTFEKNPDNYFEVLRRWNSYTPIIADNYHISKGGGYFLKINGMGIVVDPGFNFIDNFKGRKHFFKEIDAVFISHAHNDHTSDLESILTLLHKYNNKIKGNAEVQKENTIWDNWARAKGIRYEDVKEVDVKKEFLKSNRRKVIHLSLLSKINCNPNFLSSKTLLITHQVCISKNRSQFSFPIFSEPFKRQFHLYWRWGRRHGLKRFIEPFPKIPVAEQVPSQKSDQVG, encoded by the coding sequence TTGAATAAAGAAGACGCCATTAAAATCATTCGAGATAAATATTTGAGAGAATCATTAACAGTTACCATTGTTAAAGAGAGAATTCTTTTTTTTAAAAATCTGCTTAAATTAAGTAAAGACAATGGTCTTGCTAAGTATGAATATTGGAGTAAAGGGTACCTTGCATTGCTAAAAGAGGACCATTTAAAAGCAGAAGAATTATTTAAAAAGAGTATAAAAATTGATAAAAATTTTGCTTTTGCCTGGAATGGCCTTGGGAATAGCTACAGCAATCAAGAAAAATATGAAGACGCCATCAAAGCTTATAAAACAAGCTTAGAAATTGATGCGAACTTTTCATTTCCCTGGAATGGCCTTGGTGGAGTTTACGAAAGTCAGAGGCAATATGAACAGGCCATCAAATCCTATAAAAAATGCATTGAAATAGATAACGAATATGCGATCCCTTGGATGAATTTAGGGAATACGTATCTTGGCTTAATGAAAACAGAGGAAGCTATCGGAGCTTATAAAAAAAGTTTAGAAATTGATGATAAACTGGCCTTTGCTTGGACTGCCATTGGAAATATTTATAGTCAAAAACAAAAATATGAGAAAGCAATCAAAGCTTATAAAAAAAGTAAAAAAATTGATAATGAATTTTCACCCACTTGGATAGGCCTTGGAAATACGTATGCCAGACAAGAGAACTATGAGGAAGCCATCAAAGCATATGAAAAAGCCATGAAATTTGGCACAGAATCCCCTGCTATATGGAATGGCCTTGGAAATATTTATAATCGGCAAAAAAAATATAATGAAGCTATCGAAGCTTATAGTAAAGCCTTAACCCTATTTGAGTCAGAAAAGAGAGAGTACTGGATATCTTATTGCTTAAAAAAAATTAAAGCAGCGAAAGAAAAAATTCAATCGCAAAAGAAAATAGAAACTGGTTCAGATCGAACGTCAAAAATAATATATGAAACACAAAAACAAAAAATTGAAGCGAAATCAAACCAAAATAAAGATATTTTTCTAAAATTTGTTGATGAGAATCCAACATTCGAAAAGAATCCCGACAATTATTTTGAAGTATTGCGTAGGTGGAATTCCTATACACCAATCATCGCTGACAATTATCACATAAGCAAAGGCGGAGGATACTTCCTCAAGATTAATGGGATGGGAATTGTCGTAGATCCCGGTTTCAATTTCATTGACAATTTTAAAGGCCGAAAACACTTTTTCAAGGAGATTGATGCAGTTTTTATATCCCATGCGCATAATGATCACACATCAGACCTGGAATCAATTCTTACTCTTCTTCATAAATATAACAATAAAATCAAGGGAAATGCTGAAGTTCAAAAAGAAAACACAATTTGGGATAATTGGGCGCGTGCAAAAGGAATTCGATATGAGGATGTTAAGGAAGTTGATGTTAAAAAAGAGTTTTTAAAATCTAATCGAAGAAAAGTTATTCACCTATCATTACTGTCCAAAATAAATTGCAATCCGAATTTTTTGTCATCAAAAACCCTTTTAATCACGCATCAGGTTTGCATTTCAAAAAACAGGTCCCAATTTTCGTTTCCTATATTTTCAGAACCTTTTAAAAGGCAATTCCATCTGTACTGGCGGTGGGGTCGTCGGCACGGTCTCAAACGGTTTATCGAGCCATTTCCAAAGATCCCTGTAGCTGAACAGGTTCCATCTCAAAAAAGCGATCAAGTTGGATAA
- the yeiP gene encoding elongation factor P-like protein YeiP has product MPRACDLKKGQVVEINNDAYLVKHIDVRTPSARGAVTLYKVRFSNIKTKQKYEESYKGNDLLEEVDLQRKPVQYLYPDGDFHVFMDSVEYGQYMVAADAIEDELVWLTDGMEDLVGLIIEENMVAIEIPAALVFEITQTAPAIKGASATARTKPATLSNGVEIQVPEYLETGEMVKVNTETRKFMSRA; this is encoded by the coding sequence ATGCCGAGAGCATGTGATTTGAAAAAAGGGCAGGTGGTGGAGATCAACAACGACGCCTACCTGGTAAAACATATTGATGTGAGAACCCCCTCCGCCCGGGGCGCGGTGACCCTGTACAAAGTCAGGTTCAGCAATATCAAAACCAAACAGAAATACGAGGAAAGCTATAAGGGGAATGACCTGCTTGAAGAGGTTGACCTCCAGCGGAAGCCGGTGCAGTATCTTTACCCGGACGGGGATTTTCACGTATTCATGGACAGCGTGGAGTATGGCCAGTATATGGTGGCGGCCGATGCCATTGAAGATGAACTGGTCTGGCTCACCGACGGGATGGAGGACCTTGTCGGCCTGATCATCGAGGAGAACATGGTGGCCATTGAAATCCCGGCGGCCCTGGTGTTCGAGATCACACAAACCGCCCCGGCCATCAAGGGGGCCAGCGCCACGGCCAGGACCAAACCCGCCACCCTCTCCAACGGGGTGGAGATCCAGGTGCCCGAATACCTGGAAACCGGCGAAATGGTCAAGGTTAACACTGAAACCAGAAAGTTCATGTCCCGGGCCTGA
- a CDS encoding response regulator → MEDTLTVFTASKYCNVSSKTIINWVEAGHIKAYKTVGGHRRIQREDLEAFMRKQGIPIPDEKDDSARKKILVVDDDLIIVESIVQALEEDEYDYEVISASDGFEAGLQVNHFNPDLMILDIMMPDIKGYEVCKKIKSNEKTRDTKIIVLSAYLDDEKFARMKENGADVCFSKPLPLPQLKDEVAKLLGLK, encoded by the coding sequence ATGGAAGACACCTTGACTGTATTTACGGCAAGCAAGTACTGCAATGTTTCGTCGAAAACCATCATCAATTGGGTGGAGGCCGGCCATATCAAGGCCTATAAAACAGTGGGGGGGCACCGCCGCATCCAGCGGGAGGACCTGGAGGCCTTCATGCGAAAGCAGGGCATACCCATTCCCGACGAAAAGGACGATTCCGCCAGGAAGAAAATACTGGTGGTGGACGACGACCTCATCATTGTGGAGTCCATTGTCCAGGCCCTGGAGGAGGATGAATACGACTACGAGGTGATTTCCGCCTCCGACGGATTCGAGGCCGGCCTCCAGGTCAATCACTTCAATCCGGACCTGATGATTCTGGATATCATGATGCCGGACATCAAGGGATACGAGGTTTGCAAAAAGATTAAATCCAACGAAAAGACAAGGGATACAAAGATTATCGTTCTTTCTGCTTACCTGGACGACGAAAAATTCGCCAGGATGAAGGAGAACGGGGCCGATGTCTGCTTTTCCAAACCCCTGCCGCTTCCCCAGCTTAAAGACGAAGTGGCTAAACTGCTTGGATTAAAATAA
- a CDS encoding methylenetetrahydrofolate reductase yields the protein MNLKESLEKKRFVVTSEIQAPLGDEEPEALVESLNKVRGRVDGVSVQDTELEGVVGDSIKTCELLKQNRFNAIYQTTTRDKNRYQLQKDLTLAYETGVDNLLVFTEDYRISGSTLQEDMFFHVDSGKLGSVLDHLKQGTSIEGNELDAKMDFTLGSGVETPWGRNMPKRGMEEMEDMINVGTGYFLTTPIFDLDQFEKFMKQVTPFRIPVIAEVMILRTAGMGKFLNRHFKSGLVPEWVIQKLLKAPDKEKASIELFSDTVNSLKDICQGVHIITIGGEDKLAQYLNAAKLR from the coding sequence ATGAATTTAAAAGAATCTTTGGAAAAAAAGAGATTTGTGGTGACCTCTGAGATCCAGGCGCCTCTGGGTGATGAAGAACCCGAAGCCCTGGTGGAGAGTCTGAACAAGGTCAGGGGTCGTGTGGACGGGGTCTCTGTCCAGGACACAGAACTTGAAGGGGTGGTGGGCGACAGCATCAAAACCTGCGAACTCCTGAAGCAGAACCGGTTTAACGCCATTTATCAGACCACCACCCGGGATAAAAACCGGTATCAGCTCCAGAAGGATCTGACCCTGGCCTATGAAACCGGGGTGGACAACCTGCTGGTTTTTACCGAGGACTACCGGATTTCCGGCAGCACCCTCCAGGAGGATATGTTCTTCCATGTGGATTCGGGAAAATTGGGATCCGTGCTGGACCACCTGAAACAGGGAACCTCCATTGAGGGCAACGAACTGGATGCCAAAATGGATTTCACCCTGGGGTCCGGTGTTGAAACGCCCTGGGGACGTAATATGCCCAAGCGGGGGATGGAGGAGATGGAGGATATGATCAATGTGGGCACCGGTTATTTCCTCACCACGCCCATATTTGATTTAGACCAGTTTGAAAAATTTATGAAGCAGGTGACCCCTTTCCGGATACCCGTCATCGCCGAGGTCATGATCCTGAGGACCGCCGGCATGGGAAAATTTCTCAACCGCCATTTTAAATCCGGGCTGGTGCCCGAGTGGGTGATCCAGAAACTGCTCAAGGCCCCTGATAAGGAGAAGGCCAGTATTGAACTGTTTTCAGATACGGTCAACAGCCTGAAGGACATCTGTCAGGGGGTTCACATCATTACCATCGGCGGAGAGGACAAGCTGGCCCAGTATCTTAATGCGGCAAAATTAAGGTAA
- a CDS encoding (Fe-S)-binding protein — protein sequence MVEAIKIDRLDVELKEEVLDKIPDANFDLCLTCGTCTGGCPASEQFGMDPRKLIRMLNFGMDDEILKSDWKWVCSMCGRCQLACPMNINIPKLIYNIRSKIPREKRPRGILGSCDQHIRTGSAMGAAKEDFEFTVLDVAEEIREEHEGFEDLEVTVDRVGAHMVLNQNSREPVTEPEEMGPLWKVLYKVGADWTYPSVMWAGENYCMFLADDEGWRYIIEEFVLHVDNNLKSPLVVNTEUGHSYYAILEGLRKYNIPHKFELVTIIELYAQWIREGKLKVNSDWNRDLGVKFTVQDPCNIARKTGSNKIVDDLRFVVKTVVGEENFIDTVPNRINNFCCGGGGGALQAGFPDQRRAYGRIKFNQIAATGANYVIAPCHNCHGQIEDIGHHYGGNYHVVHLWTIICLAMGCLAESERAYLGPDLAEVMLPRTQT from the coding sequence ATGGTCGAAGCAATCAAAATCGACAGGCTGGATGTCGAGCTCAAAGAGGAGGTCCTGGATAAGATACCGGACGCCAATTTCGATCTCTGTCTGACCTGCGGCACCTGCACGGGCGGGTGTCCGGCATCGGAGCAGTTTGGGATGGATCCAAGAAAACTGATCCGCATGCTCAACTTCGGGATGGATGATGAAATTCTCAAATCCGACTGGAAATGGGTCTGCTCCATGTGCGGACGCTGCCAGCTGGCCTGCCCCATGAACATCAACATCCCAAAACTCATCTACAATATCCGTTCTAAAATTCCACGGGAAAAAAGGCCCAGGGGCATCCTGGGCTCCTGCGACCAGCATATCAGAACCGGTTCCGCCATGGGTGCGGCCAAGGAGGATTTTGAATTCACGGTTCTGGATGTGGCCGAGGAGATCCGGGAGGAACACGAGGGGTTCGAAGACCTTGAGGTCACCGTGGACCGGGTGGGGGCCCATATGGTTCTGAACCAGAATTCCAGGGAGCCGGTCACCGAGCCCGAGGAGATGGGGCCGCTTTGGAAGGTGCTCTACAAGGTGGGGGCCGACTGGACCTATCCCTCGGTGATGTGGGCCGGGGAAAATTACTGCATGTTCCTGGCCGACGACGAAGGCTGGCGATATATTATCGAGGAATTTGTCCTACATGTGGACAATAACCTCAAAAGCCCCCTGGTGGTCAACACCGAGTGAGGCCATTCATACTATGCAATCCTGGAAGGGTTGCGAAAATACAATATTCCCCACAAGTTTGAGCTGGTCACCATCATCGAGCTTTACGCCCAGTGGATCCGGGAGGGAAAACTCAAGGTTAATTCCGACTGGAACAGGGACCTTGGCGTTAAATTTACCGTCCAGGATCCCTGCAATATCGCCAGGAAAACAGGGTCCAACAAGATCGTTGACGATTTGCGGTTCGTGGTGAAAACCGTTGTGGGCGAAGAGAACTTCATCGATACCGTTCCCAACCGCATCAATAACTTCTGTTGCGGGGGCGGGGGCGGTGCGCTCCAGGCAGGATTCCCGGACCAGCGACGGGCCTACGGCAGGATCAAGTTCAACCAGATAGCAGCCACGGGCGCCAATTACGTGATCGCCCCCTGCCACAACTGCCATGGCCAGATTGAGGACATCGGCCATCATTACGGCGGCAATTACCATGTGGTTCATCTCTGGACCATCATCTGCCTTGCCATGGGGTGTCTTGCGGAATCGGAACGGGCCTATCTGGGGCCGGACCTGGCAGAGGTCATGCTGCCCCGGACACAAACCTAA